Proteins found in one Sardina pilchardus chromosome 11, fSarPil1.1, whole genome shotgun sequence genomic segment:
- the mapk6 gene encoding mitogen-activated protein kinase 6, producing the protein MAEKFESLMNIHGFDLGPRYMDLKPLGYGGNGLVFSAVDTDCDKRVAVKKIVLTDPQSVKHALREIKIIRRLDHDNIVKVFETLGPSGRQLNEDVSSLTEVNSVYIVQEYMETDLCKLLEQGLLSEGHARLFMYQLLRGLKYIHSANVLHRDLKPANLFVNTEDLVLKVGDFGLARIMDPHYSHKGHLSEGLVTKWYRSPRLLLSPNNYTKAIDMWAAGCIFAEMLTGKTLFAGAHELEQMQLILESIPVIHEEDRQELQSVIPVFIKNDMSEPQTPLAKLLPGVSAEALDFLEKILTFNPMDRLTAEEALAHPYMSDYSFPLDEPISSHPFHIEDEVDDILLMDQSHSHVYNWDRYHDSQFSDQDWHLHSTHEAEEVQRDPRAMSDVTDEEEVQVDPRKYMDGEREKFLDDPSVSWQHEDHHENKYCDLECGHTCNYKAVSPSYLDNLIWRESEVNHYYEPKLIIDLSNWKEQQSKERMDKKGKTKCEKNGLVKAQIALREATHNQTPEKDCEQEKDLSQGQGFDFDSFIAGTIKLSLQPEPSEVGLLNELNSSVSQLEMRSSMSKSISQEKEEKCLVNLAQLGGRAPNPWESFGNCVDAAGEDTCLIDEACWDVRKDEQLQKETAYTSYLDRLFSKREETVEVLDPEPEVVSAVMDDSFLARNGELVFNMQLESLTLPGFDGATDLPLKSIQATLTPSAVKCSPQIAHKTYSSIFKHLN; encoded by the exons ATGGCCGAGAAGTTTGAGAGCCTGATGAACATTCATGGCTTTGATTTGGGTCCACGCTACATGGACTTAAAGCCACTGGGCTACGGTGGCAACGGTCTGGTGTTCTCTGCCGTGGACACCGACTGTGACAAGAGGGTGGCAGTAAAGAAGATTGTGCTGACTGACCCACAGAGTGTCAAACATGCCTTGCGTGAGATCAAGATCATCCGCAGGCTGGACCATGACAATATTGTGAAGGTGTTTGAAACCCTGGGGCCCAGCGGGCGGCAGCTAAACGAGGACGTGAGCTCCCTGACCGAGGTGAACTCCGTCTACATCGTGCAGGAGTACATGGAGACAGACCTGTGCAAGCTGCTGGAGCAGGGCCTGCTCTCCGAGGGGCACGCCCGGCTCTTCATGTACCAGCTCCTGCGCGGCCTCAAGTACATCCACTCCGCCAACGTCCTGCACCGCGACCTCAAGCCGGCCAACCTGTTTGTCAACACGGAGGATTTGGTGCTCAAGGTTGGAGATTTCGGGCTGGCTCGCATCATGGACCCACACTACTCTCACAAG GGCCATCTCTCAGAGGGACTGGTGACGAAATGGTACAGATCCCCTCGCCTGCTGCTCTCCCCAAACAACTACACCAAAGCGATCGATATGTGGGCAGCTGGCTGCATCTTTGCCGAGATGCTGACTGGGAAGACCCTTTTTGCAG GGGCCCACGAGCTGGAGCAGATGCAGCTGATTCTGGAGTCCATTCCTGTGATCCACGAGGAGGATCGGCAAGAGTTGCAGAGCGTGATTCCGGTGTTCATCAAGAACGACATGTCCGAGCCTCAGACCCCACTGGCCAAGCTGCTGCCCGGCGTCAGTGCTGAAG CCCTAGATTTCCTGGAGAAGATCTTGACTTTCAATCCCATGGATCGGTTGACGGCAGAGGAGGCCCTGGCCCACCCCTACATGAGTGACTACTCCTTTCCCCTGGACGAGCCCATCTCCAGCCACCCCTTCCACATCGAGGATGAGGTGGACGACATCCTACTGATGGACCAGAGCCACAGCCATGTCTACAATTGGGACAG GTATCATGATAGTCAGTTCTCGGACCAAGATTGGCACCTCCACAGTACCCATGAGGCCGAGGAGGTTCAGCGGGATCCCCGCGCCATGTCTGATGTGACCGATGAAGAGGAGGTCCAGGTGGACCCCCGCAAGTATATGGATGGTGAGCGGGAGAAGTTCCTGGATGATCCCTCCGTTTCCTGGCAACATGAGGACCATCATGAGAACAAATACTGTGACTTAGAATGCGGCCATACTTGCAACTACAAAGCTGTGTCCCCATCTTATCTGGACAACCTCATCTGGCGGGAGAGCGAAGTCAACCACTACTATGAGCCCAAGCTCATCATCGACCTGTCAAACTGGAAGGAGCAGCAGAGCAAGGAGAGGATGGACAAGAAAGGCAAGACCAAGTGTGAGAAGAACGGCCTGGTTAAGGCCCAGATCGCCCTGCGCGAGGCCACCCACAACCAGACCCCAGAGAAAGACTGTGAGCAAGAGAAGGACCTGAGCCAAGGCCAGGGCTTTGATTTTGACTCCTTCATCGCAGGCACCATAAAGCTGAGCCTTCAGCCTGAGCCCAGTGAGGTCGGCCTCCTCAATGAACTCAACAGTTCTGTGTCCCAGCTAGAGATGCGCAGCTCCATGTCCAAGTCCATCAgccaggagaaggaggagaagtgcCTGGTGAACCTGGCCCAACTCGGGGGTCGGGCACCCAATCCGTGGGAGAGCTTTGGGAACTGCGTCGACGCGGCGGGCGAAGACACCTGCCTGATAGACGAGGCCTGCTGGGACGTGCGCAAGGACGAGCAGCTGCAGAAGGAGACGGCCTACACCAGCTACCTGGACCGGCTGTTCAGCAAGCGCGAGGAGACGGTGGAAGTGCTCGATCCAGAACCGGAAGTGGTGAGTGCGGTGATGGACGACAGCTTCCTGGCCAGGAACGGAGAGCTGGTCTTCAACATGCAGCTGGAGTCCCTGACCCTCCCCGGCTTTGATGGCGCCACCGATTTGCCTCTCAAGTCCATCCAGGCCACGTTAACCCCCTCCGCCGTCAAATGCTCCCCTCAAATCGCCCACAAAACATACAGCAGCATTTTTAAGCATTTGAATTAA